One window of the Meleagris gallopavo isolate NT-WF06-2002-E0010 breed Aviagen turkey brand Nicholas breeding stock chromosome 23 unlocalized genomic scaffold, Turkey_5.1 Chr23_random_7180001869946, whole genome shotgun sequence genome contains the following:
- the LOC104915545 gene encoding heterogeneous nuclear ribonucleoprotein U-like protein 1 produces the protein MKVNEEISVKHLPASEPDPHVVRVGWSLDSCSTQLGEEPFSYGYGGTGKKSTNCKFENYGETFAENDVIACLVDFECGEEVEMSFMKNGKWLGVAYRVRKDVLAGRALFPHVLVKNCAIEFNFGQREDTYFSVPPGFTFIQHLPVAERVRGTTGPKSKAECEVRRGRA, from the exons ATGAAG GTCAACGAAGAGATCTCCGTCAAACACCTCCCGGCCTCCGAGCCCGACCCCCACGTGGTGCGGGTGGGATGGTCGCTGGactcctgcagcacccagctgg GTGAGGAACCCTTTTCTTACGGCTACGGCGGCACCGGCAAGAAGTCGACCAACTGCAAATTCGAGAACTACGGGGAGACCTTCGCCGAGAATGACGTCATCGCCTGCCTCGTC GACTTTGAGTGCGGGGAGGAGGTGGAGATGTCCTTCATGAAGAACGGGAAGTGGCTGGGGGTGGCGTACCGCGTCCGCAAGGACGTGCTGGCCGGCCGGGCGCTCTTCCCTCACGTCCTGGTGAAAAACTGCGCCATCGAGTTCAACTTTGGCCAAAGGGAGGACACCTATTTCTCCGTGCCGCCTGGCTTCACCTTCATCCAACACCTCCCCGTGGCCGAGCGCGTTCGCGGCACCACGGGGCCCAAGAGCAAAGCCGAGTGCGAGGTGCGGCGCGGCCGGGCCG